In the Betaproteobacteria bacterium genome, ACGCAAGCAAGAGAAATGGTTTCAGATCCGACAGGAACTGGTATATGGCCGCGGCAGGGCGAGATCGGCCGAGATACGTGGACAACAACACAAGGAACAGAAAAAGAAGGAAGCAGATGCTTGCGCCGATCAGGAGCTTCGAGCGCGAGATCATGCCTAGTAACTTGGGCAGCCCTAGCAAGGCGCTCGCGAATACGAATACCTGCCAGAACCCGTAACCCGCTATCCCCAACACCTTATGAACGATCGGTAGACAGATCAATCCAGCCAGTGCGGCAAAAAAGAGCAGATCCCTCCCCGTAAGCGGAAAAAACGCCAGAAAGACGAGCATCAGCGCGGCCGCGATCAGCGCAAGCCAGAAGGCGGCCCCGAAAATACCGAACAGTGCGACAGAAGCGCCCACGACAACCAGCAGGAAGGCGCAAAGAATGGCCGCTACGGCAGCTCCAAGCTTCGACTGCCTCGGAGCGATTGTATAAATCGGGGTCATGATGTTCGGGCGCCTCTGGACAGGGAGAGGCCGTTATACCGGCTGACATATCGATAGTCGGACGCAATCGGCAGCCAGACCATCCTCGAGTTCGGACTCTTGTGCGATGTCGATGAACTCGCGCACGGCGCGGGCGAAAGCCACTTCGACCATGGCATAGCCTTCTCGCGCCCGATCATGCAGCCACAGAACACTTGGTCCTACCGCAGGGCTGGCGCATCAACCGGCCGTTTCGAAACGGCCGGCAATCCGAGCCCGGACCTCACCTTCAATGGCCGAAACGAACGTCTTCAGGAACCGATCCTGCACCTGGAAACTGTGTTCGCTGTTCGTATCGATGGTCGAAACTCGCACCAGCACGCCATCTGGAATCGTGCCTGTCAGCCCATAGCGCAACTGAGCCAGCTTTTGCTGCAAACCGTCGAGAACGATGTTGTCCCCAACCACGATCCAGTACGTGATCGGCTCGTGGCGCGTCCCTTTGGTTGCGATCAGCCGCTTCACCGGAAGCACACCGAACTGAGTTGCCACCTGGGACAACGAAGAACGGACAACCTGAAAACCTTGCGCCGCATAGCAGACTTCCGGACGATGCGCTCGCATCGCGTCGCTTTGATCGCCTCCATAGGCGATGGAAAGCATGACCCTGTTGCCTTGCTTGTCGACGTAGGTCCTTGCCAGGGTCTGGTTGTATATCTGATCGAGCTTTGCCTGAACGTCGGGTGCAGGCACGACGGGCATTATGGATCGATCGATCCGCCAGTCTCCGAGCGACTCCGGCACGATCTGCTCCAGATCCAGCTTCGGTCCGAGATCTGCCATGCGCTGCCTCGGCGTGGCTGCGATCGTCAATCCGGCAGCAATGAGCATCAGAATTGCCAACAGAATCGGTTTAATCAGCGACTGCGCGTTCATGTCAGCCTCGGTTCGGTGCGTGCGAACGTTCGAAAATGCCCCAGCGCTGCGTCGATCACGAACAATATGAGCAATCCGACGACGAACAGGAATATGCCGGAAAACCCGTGAATGAATCCCTGTCCCGCCTCATCGCCGAAGTGATAGGTGACAAGGACAAGGACGCTGACGCGGACCACGTTAGCCGCGAACGCGATCGGGAGCAGGCAGGCGGCGAGCACGAGATTGCGCCACAGATTGCGATGGTCCATGAGATAGATGTACAGCAAGCCCATGGCCGACATGGAAATCAACGAATGCAGTCCGGAGCACGCGTCGGCCACCAGGAGTTGGTACGGCCCCACCGTCAGAATCACGCCCGTGCGGCCGATCGGATATCCCAGGGCGTAAAGCATGTTTTCCGCGATACCCGACACCTGCTGCTTCAACGGACCGGTGAGCGCATCGACCAGAACGCCTGGAAGCGGTAGCATGAACAAAATAAAAAGCAGCGGAAACTTGAATCGCCAAACGGTTTGCCAACCCTGCATTGCCAGCAGCACGCCGCCGAGTACCACAATCAGCGAGCCCACTTCGAAGATAACGATGTCTTGGGAACGTCCCAGTACGTAGAGGGCGAGCCCGAAGGTCAGGCCGGCAATGCCTGTCCAAAAGCGAGGAGTGTCGGCTGCGAGGAGCTCGGAGCGTTGTTGCCATACGATCCACAACACGACAGCCAGCACGATCGGACCATGCATGTGATCATCTTGGGTCCACAGGCTGCGTCCCAAGTCCACGAAGGTCGGAACGTACAGCGCAAACAAGCTGATCGCAATCGGGATCCACCGAATCCAATGACGTGCGAGCAGGCCGTTAGACGGCTGAGGGGAAACAATGCTCGACATGCGCTTCGGACGGCCACCTAGATCCGGTTCAGGACGCAACCCACCACTTCGGCTTGCGTACTTTGAATCGCAATTCCAAGCCGACTCAGGGACTCCAACCGGGATCGGCCTTCGCGGGCGACGACCAGGGCGCCCCGCGCTCTCGCCGCGATCGCCTGCGCATCGGCCGAAGCGTCGGCCGCAGGCGTGTCGATCAATACGACGTCATAGCCAGCCGACTCACGCGCCATGAGCTCGGCGAACTCCGGGCGGCTCACCAGCTCGAGAGGATTGGGCGGAATGGCCCCGGCAGGCAGAACCGACAGGTTGGCAAAGTGCCCGACTCGTTCAATGGCCGCACCATTGATGCGTCTGCTCAAC is a window encoding:
- the epsI gene encoding EpsI family protein, translating into MNAQSLIKPILLAILMLIAAGLTIAATPRQRMADLGPKLDLEQIVPESLGDWRIDRSIMPVVPAPDVQAKLDQIYNQTLARTYVDKQGNRVMLSIAYGGDQSDAMRAHRPEVCYAAQGFQVVRSSLSQVATQFGVLPVKRLIATKGTRHEPITYWIVVGDNIVLDGLQQKLAQLRYGLTGTIPDGVLVRVSTIDTNSEHSFQVQDRFLKTFVSAIEGEVRARIAGRFETAG
- the xrtB gene encoding exosortase B, which produces MSSIVSPQPSNGLLARHWIRWIPIAISLFALYVPTFVDLGRSLWTQDDHMHGPIVLAVVLWIVWQQRSELLAADTPRFWTGIAGLTFGLALYVLGRSQDIVIFEVGSLIVVLGGVLLAMQGWQTVWRFKFPLLFILFMLPLPGVLVDALTGPLKQQVSGIAENMLYALGYPIGRTGVILTVGPYQLLVADACSGLHSLISMSAMGLLYIYLMDHRNLWRNLVLAACLLPIAFAANVVRVSVLVLVTYHFGDEAGQGFIHGFSGIFLFVVGLLILFVIDAALGHFRTFARTEPRLT